The Streptomyces europaeiscabiei genome window below encodes:
- a CDS encoding ABC transporter ATP-binding protein, which translates to MHPDHEPTWGPSGDSQEQPRQVRRILELFRPYRGRLAIVGLLVGAASLASVATPFLLKEILDTAIPEGRTGLLSLLALGMILSAVLTSIFGVLQTLISTTVGQRVMHDLRTSVYGRLQRMSLAFFTRTRTGEVQSRIANDIGGMQATVTSTATSLVSNTTSVVATVVAMVALDWRLTVVTLLLLPLFVWISRRVGNERKKITTQRQNQMAAMAATVTESLSVSGILLGRTMGRADSLTKSFAGESERLVDLEVRVNMAGRWRMAVITVVMAAMPAVIYWTAGVALQLGGPSVSVGTLVAFVSLQQNLFRPTVSLLSTGVQIQASLALFQRIFEYLDLPIDITEPERPVHLDQVKGEVRFENVEFRYDGDGHGSPGSDAKARPILDGIDLTVPAGGSLAVVGPTGAGKSTLGCLVPRLYDVTGGRVTLDGVDVRDLDFDTLARGIGVVSQETYLFHASVADNLRFAKPDATDEELHAAARAAQIHDHIAALPDGYDTVVGERGHRFSGGEKQRLAIARTILRDPPVLILDEATSALDTRTEHAVQQAIDALSANRTTVTIAHRLSTVREADQIVVLDSGRAVERGTHEELLERGGRYAALVRRDTRLTPDREVIEAPKLEPTR; encoded by the coding sequence ATGCATCCCGACCACGAACCCACCTGGGGGCCGTCCGGCGACTCTCAGGAACAGCCCCGACAGGTACGCCGCATCCTGGAACTCTTCCGCCCCTATCGCGGCCGGCTCGCCATCGTCGGCCTGCTCGTCGGCGCCGCGTCGCTCGCGTCGGTCGCCACGCCCTTCCTCCTCAAGGAGATACTCGACACCGCGATCCCCGAGGGTCGTACCGGTCTGCTGAGCCTCCTCGCGCTCGGCATGATCCTGAGCGCGGTGCTCACCAGCATTTTCGGCGTCCTGCAGACGCTGATCTCCACGACCGTCGGCCAGCGCGTCATGCACGATCTGCGCACCTCCGTCTACGGCCGACTGCAGCGCATGTCGCTCGCCTTCTTCACCCGGACCCGCACCGGCGAGGTCCAGTCCCGCATCGCCAACGACATCGGCGGCATGCAGGCGACCGTCACCTCCACGGCCACGTCCCTGGTCTCCAACACCACCAGCGTGGTCGCCACGGTCGTCGCCATGGTCGCCCTGGACTGGCGGCTCACCGTGGTCACCCTGCTCCTGCTGCCTCTGTTCGTGTGGATAAGCCGCCGGGTCGGCAACGAGCGCAAGAAGATCACCACCCAGCGCCAGAACCAGATGGCGGCCATGGCCGCGACGGTCACCGAGTCGCTGTCCGTCAGCGGCATCCTGCTCGGCCGCACGATGGGCCGCGCCGACTCGCTCACCAAGTCCTTCGCCGGGGAGTCCGAGCGGCTCGTCGACCTGGAGGTCAGGGTCAACATGGCCGGGCGCTGGCGCATGGCCGTCATCACCGTCGTCATGGCCGCCATGCCCGCCGTCATCTACTGGACCGCAGGCGTCGCGCTCCAGCTCGGTGGCCCGTCCGTCTCGGTCGGTACGCTCGTGGCCTTCGTCTCGCTCCAGCAGAACCTGTTCCGGCCGACCGTGAGCCTGCTGTCCACCGGCGTCCAGATCCAGGCCTCGCTCGCCCTCTTCCAGCGCATCTTCGAGTACCTCGACCTGCCCATCGACATCACCGAACCCGAGCGCCCGGTCCACCTCGACCAGGTCAAGGGCGAGGTCCGCTTCGAGAACGTCGAGTTCCGTTACGACGGCGACGGCCACGGCAGCCCCGGCAGCGATGCCAAGGCACGCCCGATCCTCGACGGTATCGACCTGACCGTCCCGGCCGGCGGCAGCCTCGCCGTCGTCGGGCCGACCGGCGCCGGCAAGTCCACGCTCGGTTGTCTGGTGCCGAGGCTGTACGACGTCACGGGCGGCCGGGTCACTCTCGACGGGGTCGATGTACGTGACCTGGACTTCGACACCCTGGCCCGCGGCATCGGCGTCGTCTCCCAGGAGACGTACCTCTTCCATGCCTCGGTCGCCGACAACCTGCGCTTCGCCAAGCCGGACGCCACCGACGAGGAACTCCACGCGGCGGCGCGGGCGGCCCAGATCCACGACCACATCGCGGCCCTGCCCGACGGCTACGACACGGTCGTCGGCGAACGCGGCCACCGCTTCTCCGGCGGCGAGAAGCAGCGCCTCGCCATCGCCCGCACCATCCTGCGCGACCCGCCCGTCCTCATCCTCGACGAGGCGACCAGCGCCCTCGACACCCGTACCGAGCACGCGGTGCAGCAGGCCATCGACGCGCTGTCCGCCAACCGCACCACCGTCACCATCGCCCACCGGCTCTCCACCGTCCGGGAAGCCGATCAGATCGTCGTACTGGACTCCGGTCGCGCAGTGGAACGCGGTACGCACGAGGAGTTGCTGGAGCGCGGAGGGCGGTACGCGGCGCTCGTACGGCGGGACACGCGGCTGACTCCGGACCGCGAGGTGATCGAGGCACCGAAACTGGAACCGACAAGATGA
- a CDS encoding cation:dicarboxylate symporter family transporter: MPQSVPSLPRRVARMLRTSLFTQVAVALVLGIVVGRLWPDTATTFQPLGDGFIRLIKTVISPLVFCVVVVGIAKAGNLKAFGRIGLKALIWFEVASTAALLIGLIAANVVGPGAGMNVDPSKLDTSAVDAKTAGGELPTTGEFILNALPQSAIGAFAENSLLQVLVLACLVGAALLHLGHTKVPKILPAIEQAQEVIFAIVGFVMKLAPLAVFGAMVHLVGEYGLGVMKTYAKLIILCYAVALVFLVLLSVALKLVTGLSLWKFVRYTRAEMLLALGTASSESVMPRMMQKLRQAGARDDAVGLVLPTGYSFNLDGASIYLSIGTLFIAQAVGVDLSLSQQITVILVLMLTSKGMAGIPGSAFLALSATASSLGAIPAGAVALLLGVDRIMDSMRVVTNLLGNCVAVFAVSKWEGALDTERAKKMLDGEIQFVEEDEPAEDGDRPAETPVTTAGTPAKTAETPAKAEAPALSKAEAKEPAPEAS; the protein is encoded by the coding sequence GTGCCGCAGTCCGTACCGTCCCTGCCGCGACGCGTCGCACGCATGCTGCGTACCTCACTGTTCACGCAAGTCGCCGTCGCGCTTGTGCTCGGCATCGTCGTCGGAAGGTTGTGGCCGGACACGGCCACGACCTTCCAACCGCTCGGCGACGGTTTCATCCGCCTCATCAAGACGGTCATCTCGCCCCTGGTGTTCTGCGTGGTCGTCGTGGGCATCGCCAAGGCCGGCAATCTGAAGGCCTTCGGGCGGATCGGGCTCAAGGCCCTGATCTGGTTCGAGGTCGCCTCGACGGCCGCGCTGCTCATCGGTCTGATTGCCGCCAACGTCGTCGGCCCCGGCGCGGGCATGAACGTCGACCCCTCGAAGCTCGACACCTCGGCGGTCGACGCGAAGACCGCCGGCGGTGAGCTGCCGACGACCGGCGAGTTCATCCTGAACGCGCTGCCGCAGAGCGCGATCGGCGCGTTCGCCGAGAACTCGCTGCTCCAGGTGCTCGTGCTCGCCTGCCTCGTCGGCGCCGCGCTGCTGCACCTCGGCCACACCAAGGTGCCCAAGATCCTGCCCGCCATCGAGCAGGCCCAGGAGGTCATCTTCGCGATCGTCGGCTTCGTCATGAAGCTGGCCCCGCTCGCCGTGTTCGGCGCGATGGTCCACCTGGTGGGCGAGTACGGCCTCGGCGTGATGAAGACCTACGCCAAACTGATCATCCTCTGCTACGCCGTAGCCCTCGTCTTCCTCGTGCTGCTCAGCGTCGCGCTGAAGCTGGTGACCGGGCTGAGCCTGTGGAAATTCGTCCGCTACACCCGCGCGGAGATGCTGCTCGCACTGGGCACCGCCTCCAGCGAGAGCGTCATGCCGCGCATGATGCAGAAGCTGAGGCAGGCGGGCGCCCGTGACGACGCCGTGGGTCTCGTGCTGCCCACCGGCTACTCCTTCAACCTCGACGGCGCGTCCATCTACCTCTCCATCGGCACGCTGTTCATCGCGCAGGCCGTGGGTGTGGACCTCAGCCTCAGCCAGCAGATCACCGTCATCCTGGTCCTGATGCTGACCAGCAAGGGCATGGCCGGCATCCCCGGTTCGGCCTTCCTCGCCCTGTCGGCGACCGCGTCCTCGCTCGGAGCCATCCCGGCCGGAGCCGTCGCCCTTCTCCTCGGCGTCGACCGCATCATGGACTCGATGCGCGTTGTCACCAACCTTCTCGGCAACTGCGTCGCCGTCTTCGCGGTGTCGAAGTGGGAGGGCGCACTGGACACCGAACGGGCGAAGAAGATGCTCGACGGGGAGATCCAGTTCGTGGAGGAGGACGAGCCCGCCGAAGACGGGGACCGGCCTGCCGAGACCCCCGTCACGACTGCCGGGACCCCCGCGAAGACTGCCGAGACACCCGCGAAGGCGGAGGCCCCCGCGCTCTCCAAGGCCGAGGCGAAGGAACCCGCACCTGAAGCGAGTTGA
- a CDS encoding MarR family winged helix-turn-helix transcriptional regulator: MTTPDADGLLAEQLLRLTRRVHRIQKRHLQQSGLDITPAQSRLLRTLAHYDTPPRMADLAARLEVVPRAVTTLVDALEESGRVRRAPDPTNRRVIRIEVTDEGRKVLRELHHARRAAAEEILAPLPDDQRGVLGGLLDTLIDGAPAAERRC; encoded by the coding sequence ATGACCACCCCCGACGCCGACGGGCTGCTCGCCGAACAGTTGTTGCGGCTCACCCGCCGTGTGCACCGCATCCAGAAGCGCCACCTCCAGCAGAGTGGGTTGGACATCACCCCGGCGCAGTCCCGGCTGCTGCGCACCCTCGCGCACTACGACACACCGCCACGCATGGCCGATCTGGCGGCGCGGCTGGAGGTCGTGCCCCGGGCCGTGACGACCCTGGTCGACGCGCTGGAGGAGAGCGGCCGGGTGCGCCGGGCGCCCGATCCCACCAACCGGCGGGTGATCCGGATAGAGGTCACGGACGAGGGCCGCAAGGTGCTGCGGGAGCTGCACCATGCTCGACGTGCGGCGGCGGAGGAGATTCTGGCGCCGCTGCCCGACGATCAGCGGGGGGTGCTCGGGGGGCTTCTCGACACACTGATCGACGGGGCACCGGCGGCAGAGCGGCGCTGCTGA
- a CDS encoding DUF5709 domain-containing protein, translating into MDRAGGWGDDVYQPDGSEIQDDAGLLDAEDTLVADGVADPLDRGWSPPERPWAVEHTGVTAAERLRGETLEQRLAEELPDIAYPDGDGIGDSQDTDGEPLDNEVGNLRSGRLVAPDEGAHEDEESGLIASDVGIDGAAASAEEAAMHIVDEGSPSG; encoded by the coding sequence GTGGACAGAGCCGGCGGTTGGGGAGACGACGTCTACCAGCCAGACGGATCCGAGATCCAGGACGACGCGGGGCTGCTGGACGCCGAGGACACCCTGGTCGCCGACGGTGTGGCCGACCCCCTCGACCGGGGCTGGTCCCCACCGGAGCGGCCATGGGCGGTGGAGCACACCGGTGTGACCGCGGCGGAGCGGCTGCGCGGCGAGACCCTGGAGCAGCGCCTCGCCGAGGAGCTTCCGGACATCGCCTACCCCGACGGGGACGGCATCGGCGATTCCCAGGACACCGACGGCGAGCCCCTGGACAACGAGGTGGGCAACCTCCGCTCCGGCCGTCTCGTCGCTCCCGACGAGGGCGCGCACGAGGACGAGGAGAGCGGGCTGATCGCCAGCGACGTGGGCATCGACGGGGCGGCCGCCTCCGCCGAGGAGGCGGCGATGCACATCGTGGACGAGGGTTCCCCGTCCGGCTGA
- a CDS encoding ABC transporter ATP-binding protein: MIGVAPPAYDPSAPTTANTLPVGAPATVRAYVAELFRRHRRAFVLLITVNTIAVVASMAGPYLLGALVERVSDGARELHLELTATVFVVALVVQAVFVREVRLRGAMLGERMLADLREDFLVRSVGLPPGVLERAGTGDLLSRITTDIDRLGNAMREAVPQLAIGVVWVALLIGGLAVTAPPLALAVLLALPLLVLGCRWYFKRAPSAYRSESAGYAAVAAVLAETVDAGRTVEAHRLGTRRIDLSNQRVREWTAWERYTLWLRSVLFPVINLTHTTVLGSVLIIGGVFVLQGWIGLGQLTTGALIAQMLVDPVNLILRWYDELQVAEVSLARLVGVRDIEPDAGDPAVTPEGRHVHADRVRFGYREGVDVLRKVSLEVAPGTRLALVGPSGAGKSTLGRLLAGIYAPRDGRITLGGAELSRMPAEDVRSHVALVNQEHHVFVGSLRDNLLLARTGARDAELWAALGAVDADTWAQALDEGLDTEVGSGGFALTPAQAQQIALARLVLADPHTLVLDEATSLLDPRAARHMERSLARVLDGRTVVAIAHRLHTAHDADVIAVVEEGRISELGSHDELVEADGAYAALWRSWHG, encoded by the coding sequence ATGATCGGCGTAGCGCCCCCGGCCTACGACCCGTCCGCCCCGACGACCGCGAACACCCTGCCCGTCGGCGCCCCCGCGACCGTACGCGCCTACGTGGCCGAACTGTTCCGCCGGCACCGCAGGGCCTTCGTCCTGCTCATCACCGTCAACACGATCGCCGTAGTGGCCTCGATGGCGGGCCCCTACCTGCTCGGCGCCCTCGTCGAGCGCGTCTCCGACGGGGCGCGCGAACTCCATCTGGAGCTCACGGCGACGGTGTTCGTCGTCGCCCTCGTCGTCCAGGCCGTCTTCGTACGGGAGGTGCGGCTGCGCGGCGCCATGCTCGGTGAGCGGATGCTGGCCGACCTCCGCGAGGACTTCCTCGTACGGTCGGTCGGGCTGCCGCCGGGCGTCCTGGAACGCGCCGGCACGGGTGACCTGCTCTCCCGCATCACCACGGACATCGACCGGCTCGGCAACGCCATGCGCGAAGCCGTGCCCCAGCTGGCGATCGGCGTGGTGTGGGTGGCCCTGCTCATCGGCGGGCTCGCCGTGACCGCACCCCCACTGGCCCTCGCCGTACTGCTGGCCCTGCCGCTGCTGGTGCTCGGCTGCCGCTGGTACTTCAAGCGTGCCCCCTCCGCCTACCGCTCGGAGTCCGCCGGGTACGCCGCCGTCGCCGCCGTGCTCGCGGAGACCGTGGACGCCGGCCGCACGGTCGAGGCCCACCGTCTCGGCACGCGCCGCATCGACCTGTCGAACCAACGCGTCCGGGAGTGGACCGCCTGGGAACGGTACACACTGTGGCTGCGGTCGGTGCTCTTCCCGGTCATCAACCTCACGCACACCACGGTCCTCGGCTCGGTCCTGATCATCGGCGGGGTGTTCGTCCTGCAGGGCTGGATCGGGCTCGGCCAGCTGACCACGGGCGCGCTCATCGCCCAGATGCTCGTCGACCCGGTCAACCTGATCCTCCGCTGGTACGACGAGCTGCAGGTCGCCGAGGTGTCGCTGGCGCGCCTGGTCGGTGTGCGGGACATCGAACCGGACGCGGGTGACCCGGCCGTGACCCCCGAGGGACGCCATGTCCACGCCGACCGGGTGCGCTTCGGGTACCGCGAAGGCGTCGACGTGCTGCGCAAGGTGTCCCTGGAGGTCGCGCCCGGCACCCGGCTCGCCCTCGTCGGTCCGTCCGGCGCGGGCAAGTCGACCCTGGGCAGGCTCCTGGCCGGGATCTACGCACCCCGCGACGGCCGCATCACCCTGGGTGGCGCGGAGCTGTCCCGGATGCCCGCCGAGGACGTCCGCTCCCATGTGGCGCTGGTCAACCAGGAACACCATGTGTTCGTCGGCTCCCTGCGCGACAACCTGCTCCTCGCCCGCACGGGTGCGCGGGACGCCGAGCTGTGGGCGGCTCTGGGGGCGGTCGACGCCGACACCTGGGCACAGGCACTGGACGAGGGGCTGGACACCGAGGTCGGCTCCGGCGGGTTCGCGCTCACGCCGGCGCAGGCCCAGCAGATCGCGCTGGCCCGGCTGGTCCTCGCCGACCCGCACACGCTGGTCCTGGACGAGGCGACCTCGCTGCTCGACCCACGTGCGGCCCGCCATATGGAACGCTCCCTGGCCCGCGTCCTCGACGGCCGCACCGTCGTCGCCATCGCCCACCGTCTGCACACCGCCCACGACGCCGACGTCATCGCCGTCGTCGAGGAGGGCCGTATCAGCGAACTGGGCAGCCATGACGAACTGGTCGAGGCGGACGGCGCGTACGCCGCCCTGTGGAGGTCGTGGCACGGCTGA
- a CDS encoding L,D-transpeptidase family protein: MPLAACGGSGGTNGGAKADTGATKSGDRSDRSEARTEDPTRIPDVGDRLQKQIPAESRQVVAVYGEGENDADATVVLYTKSGSTWKKARSWEGHNGKKGWTADHREGDRRSPVGVFTLSDAGGVLADPGAKLPYSRSASFQAPHYWAKSHWHDFDYVIAIDYNRVKGTSPIDPTRPEGQSKGGSIWLHMDHGSGTSACVSLSKSGMEYLLRTLDPARHPVIVMGDRAELKA; the protein is encoded by the coding sequence ATGCCCCTGGCGGCGTGCGGCGGTTCGGGCGGCACGAACGGCGGAGCCAAGGCCGACACGGGCGCCACGAAGTCAGGGGACAGGAGCGACCGTTCCGAGGCGCGAACCGAGGACCCGACCCGTATCCCGGACGTCGGCGACCGTCTCCAGAAGCAGATCCCCGCCGAGTCCCGCCAGGTCGTGGCGGTCTACGGGGAGGGCGAGAACGACGCCGACGCCACGGTCGTGCTGTACACGAAGAGTGGATCCACCTGGAAGAAGGCCCGCAGCTGGGAGGGGCACAACGGCAAGAAGGGCTGGACGGCCGACCATCGGGAGGGCGACCGGCGCAGCCCCGTGGGGGTGTTCACGCTCAGCGACGCGGGAGGCGTCCTCGCCGACCCGGGTGCCAAGCTCCCGTACAGTCGGTCGGCGTCGTTCCAGGCGCCGCACTACTGGGCCAAGTCGCACTGGCACGACTTCGACTATGTGATCGCCATCGACTACAACCGAGTCAAGGGCACCTCGCCGATCGACCCGACGCGCCCCGAGGGCCAGTCGAAGGGCGGCAGCATCTGGCTGCATATGGACCACGGCAGCGGCACCTCGGCCTGCGTCAGTCTGTCCAAGTCAGGTATGGAGTACCTGCTGCGTACCCTCGACCCGGCCCGGCACCCGGTGATCGTCATGGGAGACAGGGCGGAGCTGAAGGCCTGA
- a CDS encoding peptide-N4-asparagine amidase — MRSRIIMSVLTGAALLVSTLLGAAPARSADIPAEFGTDWHDPITAAPPVTRPDHAKSCEVTVAEAQFRDFTPYRGTYAPPQGCGKRWSKVVLRLDGKVKGRQFDRLGHLHIGGVEVFRTSTPQPSPDGIEWSVEKDVTRYGDTLRTAQPVEMLIGNVVDDTYTGILDVKVTLTFYAGRPDAETAKTVPDRVLTLQDGNTLTTPRNSERVVAEVYATGSGGGCEEYWYLTVPEEAPYSCKADEGPYREVQIAVDGQLAGIAAPFPNVWTGGWSNPFLWYVVPGPRAFDIQPLRYDLTPFAGLLNDGRPHRIEVSVVGVPEGQTGWSTPVNVLVWQDAERAHVTGALTKVQAGGLATSSTYTPGAEHRLDTEGNHRLTVAGYVDTSHGRVTTTVRRSLVNTSTHTWSDGENPDALDARWSDDETVTVDGRGPARTARVKRSYTMDGTTTLGAGDRLRTVLTLGDRATVTETRGGRRTAWSWLDDTYTGDATYTANVPRDQRHAVGTTSERYRTHGSGGCYDRSLVSVQGVLTEDRMGC, encoded by the coding sequence ATGAGAAGTCGGATCATCATGTCCGTGCTCACCGGAGCGGCCCTCCTGGTGAGTACCCTCCTCGGGGCCGCCCCAGCCCGATCCGCCGACATCCCCGCAGAGTTCGGCACCGACTGGCACGACCCCATCACGGCAGCCCCGCCCGTCACCCGACCCGACCACGCCAAGTCGTGCGAAGTGACGGTCGCCGAGGCGCAGTTCAGGGACTTCACGCCGTACCGGGGTACCTATGCGCCGCCGCAGGGCTGCGGCAAGAGGTGGAGCAAGGTCGTCCTGCGGCTCGACGGCAAGGTGAAGGGCCGCCAGTTCGACCGCCTCGGCCATCTGCACATCGGCGGCGTCGAGGTGTTCCGGACGTCCACACCGCAGCCCTCGCCCGACGGGATCGAGTGGTCCGTGGAGAAGGACGTCACTCGCTACGGCGACACCCTGCGCACGGCACAGCCGGTCGAGATGCTCATCGGCAACGTCGTGGACGACACGTACACCGGAATCCTCGATGTCAAGGTCACCCTGACCTTCTACGCGGGCAGGCCCGACGCCGAGACGGCGAAGACCGTCCCCGACCGCGTCCTCACCCTCCAGGACGGCAACACCCTCACCACCCCGCGCAACAGCGAGCGCGTCGTCGCCGAGGTGTACGCGACCGGTTCCGGCGGCGGCTGCGAGGAGTACTGGTATCTGACGGTGCCCGAGGAGGCTCCGTACTCATGCAAGGCGGACGAGGGGCCGTACCGGGAGGTGCAGATCGCGGTGGACGGGCAACTGGCCGGAATCGCCGCCCCGTTCCCGAACGTCTGGACCGGCGGCTGGTCCAACCCCTTCCTCTGGTACGTCGTCCCCGGACCCCGCGCCTTCGACATCCAACCCCTCCGCTATGACCTGACCCCCTTCGCGGGCCTCCTCAACGACGGCCGCCCGCACCGGATCGAGGTCTCCGTCGTCGGCGTGCCCGAAGGGCAGACCGGCTGGAGCACCCCGGTCAACGTCCTCGTGTGGCAGGACGCGGAGAGAGCGCATGTCACCGGCGCCCTGACCAAGGTCCAGGCGGGCGGCCTCGCGACCTCGTCCACATACACGCCCGGCGCGGAGCACCGCCTCGACACCGAGGGCAACCACCGGCTGACCGTCGCCGGGTACGTGGACACCTCGCACGGCCGGGTGACGACGACCGTGCGTCGGAGCCTCGTCAACACCTCCACGCACACGTGGTCGGACGGCGAGAACCCCGACGCGCTCGACGCGAGGTGGAGCGACGACGAGACGGTCACCGTCGACGGCCGCGGACCCGCCCGGACGGCGCGCGTCAAGCGGTCGTACACGATGGACGGAACGACGACGCTCGGCGCGGGCGACCGGCTGCGGACCGTGCTCACGCTCGGCGACCGGGCCACGGTCACCGAGACGCGGGGCGGACGACGTACCGCGTGGTCCTGGCTCGACGACACCTACACGGGTGACGCCACGTACACGGCGAACGTGCCGCGTGACCAGCGGCATGCGGTCGGGACGACGAGTGAGCGCTACCGAACGCACGGATCGGGCGGGTGCTACGACCGTTCGCTGGTCTCCGTACAGGGAGTGCTGACGGAGGACCGGATGGGCTGTTGA
- a CDS encoding ABC transporter transmembrane domain-containing protein produces MQIQDLPYKDPGVPDARSGPRFLWWLGRNQLGGQFKALAWGLLHFTSVAGLPFCVGSAIQAVVDRSGSRLALAGVLLMLCGFTIALGDTFLHRSAVTNWITAAARVQQLLARKTAQLGSALTRRVAAGEIVAVSTGDVERIGWFVEAVSRFTAAALTVVLICVGLVVYQPALGIIVAVGVPVLALSVLPLLPRATRRADFQREKAGRATELASDTVAGLRVLRGIGGEELFLERYRRASQEVRHAAVRSARMWALISGVQVLLPGLLIIAVVWHGVGLAREGRITIGELVTVYSAVMLLAYPLRHFEEIAMAYSFSRPSAKRAAGVLSLERATDTEGSREAAVPTGDLYDPATGLLAPAGCLTAVVCGDPDAAGRLAERLGGHATEEGTSVLLDGVPLDELPLDSARTAVLVQDKDPVLLSGTLRELLDVPASGEVTTEEALAAAQCGDVLEALIQGSLGAEDALDARITERGRSLSGGQRQRLALARSLITDPGVLVLDEPTSAVDSHTEARVADGIRSLRAGSTTIVLTSSPLLLDLAEHVVLVHEGKVTAVGLHRDLIHKEPRYRAVVTRETDEETAPADGPERQAATTGEADAEPTRVSGAEAKAVPGGGPEPKETATAAGPEAKDASAGGPDGKAAPAAGPARRAAFAGRPPDRKTALSDVLDELEEIEETA; encoded by the coding sequence ATGCAGATTCAAGACCTTCCGTACAAGGACCCTGGTGTGCCGGACGCACGCTCGGGTCCCCGATTCCTGTGGTGGCTCGGCCGGAATCAGCTAGGCGGACAGTTCAAGGCGCTGGCATGGGGGTTGTTGCACTTCACCTCCGTGGCCGGACTCCCGTTCTGCGTCGGCTCCGCCATCCAGGCCGTGGTCGACCGCTCCGGCTCCCGGCTCGCCCTCGCGGGCGTGCTGCTGATGCTGTGCGGGTTCACCATCGCGTTGGGCGACACCTTCCTGCACCGGTCGGCGGTCACCAACTGGATCACCGCGGCCGCGCGCGTCCAGCAACTGCTGGCGCGCAAGACGGCCCAGCTCGGCTCGGCGCTGACTCGGCGGGTGGCGGCCGGTGAGATCGTCGCGGTCTCCACGGGCGACGTCGAGAGGATCGGCTGGTTCGTCGAGGCCGTCTCCCGGTTCACCGCGGCGGCCCTCACCGTGGTGCTGATCTGTGTCGGCCTGGTCGTCTACCAGCCCGCGCTCGGCATCATCGTCGCCGTCGGTGTCCCCGTCCTCGCCCTCTCCGTGCTGCCGCTGCTGCCTCGCGCGACCCGGCGTGCCGACTTCCAGCGCGAGAAGGCGGGCCGCGCCACCGAGCTGGCCTCCGACACCGTCGCGGGCCTGCGCGTCCTGCGCGGCATCGGTGGCGAGGAGCTCTTCCTCGAACGCTACCGCCGGGCCTCCCAGGAGGTCCGCCACGCCGCCGTCCGCAGCGCCCGTATGTGGGCCCTCATCTCCGGCGTCCAGGTCCTGCTGCCGGGCCTGCTGATTATCGCGGTCGTCTGGCACGGCGTGGGTCTCGCCCGCGAGGGACGGATCACGATCGGCGAACTGGTCACCGTGTACAGCGCGGTCATGCTGCTGGCATACCCCCTCCGGCACTTCGAGGAGATCGCGATGGCGTACTCCTTCTCCCGTCCGTCCGCCAAACGGGCCGCCGGGGTGCTGTCTCTGGAACGGGCCACGGACACGGAAGGGTCCCGCGAGGCCGCCGTGCCCACCGGGGACCTGTACGACCCGGCGACCGGGCTGCTCGCTCCCGCCGGGTGTCTCACCGCCGTGGTGTGCGGCGACCCGGACGCGGCCGGACGACTGGCGGAACGGCTGGGCGGCCATGCCACCGAGGAGGGCACCTCCGTGCTCCTCGACGGCGTTCCGCTCGACGAACTGCCCCTCGACTCCGCCCGCACGGCCGTCCTCGTCCAGGACAAGGACCCCGTGCTGCTCTCCGGCACGCTGCGCGAACTCCTCGACGTCCCCGCCTCGGGCGAGGTCACCACCGAGGAGGCGCTGGCCGCCGCACAGTGCGGTGACGTGCTGGAAGCCCTGATCCAGGGGTCGCTCGGCGCCGAGGACGCACTGGACGCACGGATCACCGAGCGCGGCCGGTCCCTGTCCGGCGGCCAGCGCCAGCGGCTCGCACTGGCCCGGTCGCTGATCACGGACCCGGGTGTACTGGTCCTGGACGAGCCGACCTCGGCCGTCGACTCGCACACCGAGGCCCGGGTCGCCGACGGCATCCGGTCACTGCGGGCGGGCAGCACAACGATCGTCCTCACCTCCTCACCCCTCCTCCTGGACCTCGCCGAGCACGTCGTCCTGGTACACGAGGGCAAGGTCACGGCGGTCGGCCTGCACCGCGACCTCATCCACAAGGAACCCCGATACCGAGCCGTCGTCACCCGCGAGACCGACGAGGAGACCGCCCCGGCCGACGGGCCCGAGAGGCAGGCGGCAACGACCGGCGAGGCGGACGCGGAACCCACAAGGGTCAGCGGTGCGGAAGCGAAGGCCGTGCCGGGAGGCGGGCCGGAGCCGAAGGAGACCGCGACGGCTGCTGGGCCGGAGGCGAAGGACGCGTCCGCAGGCGGGCCCGACGGTAAGGCCGCTCCGGCTGCCGGGCCCGCCAGGAGGGCTGCCTTCGCGGGTCGGCCGCCTGACCGCAAGACCGCCCTCAGCGACGTGCTGGACGAACTGGAAGAGATCGAGGAGACCGCATGA